In a single window of the Streptomyces sp. HUAS ZL42 genome:
- the paaI gene encoding hydroxyphenylacetyl-CoA thioesterase PaaI, protein MFSADEASRGLGIELLEHGAGTAVLRMTVTPAMVNGHKIAHGGYVFLLADTAFACACNSHGPVTVAAGADVTFVAPAYEGDVLVATAEERTRFGRSGIYDVSVRRGEVVIAEFRGRSRSITGTPPGSTRDTTAHRTPGTTTKESR, encoded by the coding sequence ATGTTCTCCGCGGACGAGGCGTCCCGAGGACTGGGAATCGAGCTGCTCGAACACGGCGCAGGGACCGCCGTGCTCCGCATGACGGTGACCCCGGCGATGGTGAACGGACACAAGATCGCCCACGGCGGCTATGTGTTCCTGCTCGCCGACACCGCCTTCGCCTGCGCCTGCAACAGCCACGGTCCCGTGACCGTCGCGGCGGGCGCCGACGTCACCTTCGTCGCCCCCGCGTACGAGGGCGACGTGCTCGTGGCGACCGCCGAGGAGCGCACCCGGTTCGGCCGCAGCGGCATCTACGACGTGAGCGTCCGGCGCGGCGAAGTGGTGATCGCGGAGTTCCGCGGACGCAGCCGCAGCATCACCGGCACGCCACCGGGCTCGACCAGGGACACGACGGCGCACAGGACGCCGGGCACGACCACGAAGGAGTCGCGATGA
- a CDS encoding ribose-phosphate diphosphokinase, with protein MREIAVFSGSAHPELAAEVCAHLGVPLNPVRVNRFANDCLEVQLQANCRERDVFLIQPLVTPVQENLVELLLMCDAARGASASRITVVMPHYAYARSDKKDAPRISIGGRLVADLLVTSGASRALTLTLHSPQVHGFFSVPVDHLHALRELAQHFRRYDLSNTTVVSPDLGNAKEAAAFARLLGAKVAAGAKQRFADDRVSISSVIGDIADRDVIVLDDEIAKGSTVLELLDRLRELGARSIRVACTHGLFSAGALKRLADQPDVLEIVCTNTVPIPIEHRTDKLRVLSIAPALAEAVRRIHNGESVSALFDAP; from the coding sequence GTGCGAGAGATCGCCGTGTTCAGCGGTAGCGCCCACCCCGAACTGGCGGCCGAAGTGTGTGCCCACCTGGGGGTTCCTCTGAATCCGGTGCGGGTGAACCGGTTCGCGAACGATTGTCTCGAGGTACAACTGCAGGCGAACTGCCGTGAACGGGACGTCTTCCTGATCCAGCCGCTGGTCACTCCCGTGCAGGAGAACCTCGTCGAGCTGTTGCTGATGTGTGACGCCGCTCGCGGGGCCTCCGCCAGCCGTATCACCGTGGTGATGCCGCACTACGCCTATGCCCGGTCCGACAAGAAGGACGCGCCGAGGATCTCCATCGGCGGGCGCCTGGTGGCGGACTTGCTGGTCACCTCTGGAGCGAGCCGCGCTCTGACGCTGACGCTGCACTCGCCGCAGGTGCACGGGTTCTTCTCTGTTCCGGTGGACCACCTGCATGCGCTGAGGGAGCTCGCGCAGCACTTCCGCCGCTACGACCTGTCCAATACGACGGTCGTGTCCCCGGATCTGGGCAACGCAAAGGAGGCGGCAGCCTTCGCCCGGCTGTTGGGTGCGAAGGTGGCTGCTGGGGCCAAGCAGCGCTTCGCCGATGACCGGGTGAGCATCAGCTCCGTCATCGGGGACATTGCCGACCGGGATGTCATCGTGCTGGACGACGAGATCGCCAAGGGCAGTACGGTCCTTGAGCTCTTGGACCGCCTGCGCGAGTTGGGAGCGCGTTCGATCCGCGTTGCCTGTACGCACGGACTGTTTTCGGCGGGAGCACTCAAGCGATTGGCAGACCAGCCTGATGTGCTGGAGATCGTGTGCACCAACACTGTGCCCATACCGATCGAGCATCGCACCGACAAGTTGCGGGTCCTGTCGATCGCCCCGGCGTTGGCCGAGGCGGTCCGGCGCATCCACAACGGCGAATCAGTGAGTGCGCTGTTCGACGCGCCCTGA
- the paaK gene encoding phenylacetate--CoA ligase PaaK has translation MSSETTAMAAPASRLGEPLPHDLLDGGERLTREQLRELQLDRLRSTLRHAYDNVELYRRKFDEAGVRPDDCESLEDLARFPFTTKADLRDTYPFGMFAVPMADVRRIHASSGTTGRPTVVGYTDNDLSMWADMVARSIRAAGGRPGHKVHISYGYGLFTGGLGAHYGAERAGCTVIPASGGMTARQVQIIQDFAPEIIMVTPSYMLTLLDEFERQGIDPRTSSLKVGIFGAEPWTEEMRREIEERMDIHAVDIYGLSEVIGPGVAQECVETKDGLHVWEDHFYPEVVDPVTDTVLADGEEGEVVFTSLTKEALPIIRYRTRDLTRLLPGTARPAFRRIQKITGRCDDMIILRGVNVFPSQIEEIVLRTPAVAPHFQIQLTQRGRMDHMVVRVEARPGTGPEQREAAARSIGQGIKDGVGVTVEVAIVDPETLERSLGKLRRVKDLRKA, from the coding sequence ATGAGCAGCGAGACGACGGCCATGGCGGCCCCCGCATCCCGTCTGGGAGAACCCCTCCCCCACGACCTGCTGGACGGCGGCGAGCGCCTGACGCGGGAGCAGCTGAGAGAACTCCAGCTCGACCGTCTGCGATCGACGCTGCGGCACGCCTACGACAACGTGGAGCTGTACCGCAGGAAGTTCGATGAGGCCGGTGTGAGGCCCGACGACTGCGAGTCGCTGGAGGACCTGGCCCGGTTCCCCTTCACCACCAAGGCCGACCTGCGGGACACCTACCCCTTCGGCATGTTCGCCGTGCCGATGGCGGACGTGCGGCGCATCCACGCCTCCAGCGGCACCACCGGCCGCCCCACGGTCGTCGGCTACACCGACAACGACCTCTCCATGTGGGCGGACATGGTCGCCCGCTCGATCCGCGCCGCCGGCGGCCGCCCCGGCCACAAGGTCCACATCTCCTACGGCTACGGCCTCTTCACCGGCGGCCTCGGCGCCCACTACGGGGCCGAGCGGGCCGGCTGTACGGTGATCCCGGCCTCCGGCGGCATGACCGCTCGTCAGGTTCAGATCATCCAGGACTTCGCACCTGAGATCATCATGGTCACCCCGTCCTACATGCTCACCCTGCTCGACGAGTTCGAGCGGCAGGGCATCGACCCGCGCACCAGCTCGCTGAAGGTGGGCATCTTCGGAGCCGAGCCGTGGACGGAGGAGATGCGCCGTGAGATCGAGGAGCGCATGGACATCCACGCCGTCGACATCTACGGCCTGTCGGAGGTGATCGGCCCCGGCGTCGCCCAGGAGTGCGTGGAGACCAAGGACGGCCTGCACGTGTGGGAGGACCACTTCTACCCCGAGGTGGTCGACCCGGTCACGGACACCGTGCTCGCGGATGGCGAGGAGGGCGAGGTGGTCTTCACCTCGCTCACCAAGGAAGCCCTGCCGATCATCCGCTACCGCACCCGCGACCTGACCCGGCTGCTGCCCGGCACGGCCCGGCCCGCCTTCCGCCGGATCCAGAAGATCACCGGTCGCTGCGACGACATGATCATCCTGCGCGGCGTGAACGTCTTCCCCAGCCAGATCGAGGAGATCGTCCTACGCACGCCCGCAGTCGCCCCGCATTTCCAGATCCAGCTCACCCAGCGCGGCCGCATGGATCACATGGTCGTGCGGGTCGAGGCCCGCCCTGGCACCGGCCCCGAACAGCGCGAGGCCGCCGCCAGGTCGATCGGCCAGGGCATCAAGGACGGCGTGGGCGTCACCGTCGAGGTGGCGATCGTCGACCCCGAGACCCTGGAGCGGTCCCTCGGCAAGCTTCGTCGTGTCAAGGATCTCCGGAAGGCGTGA
- a CDS encoding MFS transporter codes for MTIDRNLSETVTPKQVRPLRVATASFIGTAIEWYDYFIYGMAAAIVFGPLFFPSVSSTAGTLASFATYSVGFFARPVGGIIMGHYGDRLGRKSMLVISLLTMGLATVGIGLLPTYETVGVWAPILLVTLRFIQGIGVGGEWGGAVLMAVEHAPENRKTFYGSFPQMGVPGGLIIANLVFLGLTKNLSDDAFLSWGWRVPFLASAIMIVAGLVIRLSVAESPDFESVKQSKNEQRLPIVTVLKENWKEVLLSAGAFIGINAVGYIFMAYLLAYTTLGLGLSRDLILTFTLVASLVWLAVIPWASALSDRHGKAAVLKVGSVGLVASTLILFPLINTKNSTFILLALLVTAVFMGAVYGPIAALFSGLFKAEVRYSGASLGYQVGSILGGGIAPTIATALYASYSSTTPIGLYLTGVTSLSLACVWVVTRKTN; via the coding sequence GTGACCATCGACAGAAACCTATCCGAGACAGTCACACCAAAGCAGGTACGCCCACTGCGGGTGGCTACGGCCAGCTTCATCGGAACCGCCATTGAGTGGTACGACTACTTCATCTACGGTATGGCCGCGGCAATTGTCTTCGGGCCGCTCTTCTTCCCCTCCGTCTCGTCGACGGCAGGCACCCTGGCCTCCTTCGCCACCTACTCGGTCGGATTCTTCGCCCGTCCAGTGGGCGGCATCATCATGGGTCACTACGGTGACCGCCTCGGCCGCAAGTCCATGCTGGTGATCTCGCTCCTCACCATGGGACTCGCCACGGTGGGAATCGGACTGCTTCCCACCTACGAGACCGTCGGGGTCTGGGCGCCGATCCTGCTCGTCACCCTGCGCTTCATCCAGGGCATAGGCGTCGGTGGCGAGTGGGGCGGAGCCGTCCTCATGGCCGTCGAGCACGCCCCGGAGAACAGGAAGACCTTCTACGGCAGCTTCCCGCAGATGGGTGTGCCGGGCGGACTCATCATCGCCAACCTGGTGTTCCTCGGTCTCACAAAGAACCTCAGCGATGACGCCTTCCTGTCCTGGGGCTGGCGCGTTCCCTTCCTGGCCAGCGCCATCATGATCGTGGCCGGCCTGGTCATTCGACTCTCCGTCGCAGAAAGCCCTGACTTCGAGTCGGTCAAGCAGTCGAAGAACGAGCAGCGCCTGCCCATCGTGACCGTGCTGAAGGAAAACTGGAAGGAGGTTCTCCTTTCTGCCGGCGCCTTCATCGGCATCAACGCGGTCGGCTATATCTTCATGGCCTACCTTCTGGCCTACACCACTCTCGGGCTCGGATTGAGCCGGGATCTCATCCTGACCTTCACGCTCGTCGCTTCCCTGGTGTGGCTGGCGGTCATTCCTTGGGCTTCCGCTCTCTCGGACCGGCATGGCAAGGCGGCGGTGCTCAAGGTCGGTTCTGTAGGCCTTGTCGCGAGCACGCTCATCCTGTTCCCGTTGATCAACACCAAGAACTCCACCTTCATTCTGCTCGCGCTCCTGGTGACGGCAGTATTCATGGGCGCGGTCTACGGGCCGATAGCGGCACTGTTCTCGGGGCTCTTCAAGGCCGAAGTCCGCTACAGCGGTGCCTCACTCGGTTACCAAGTGGGATCGATCCTCGGTGGCGGTATCGCGCCGACCATCGCCACGGCGCTCTACGCGAGCTACTCATCCACCACACCGATCGGCCTGTACCTCACGGGCGTGACATCGCTCAGCCTCGCGTGTGTGTGGGTGGTTACCCGCAAGACAAACTGA